Below is a window of Syntrophomonas wolfei subsp. wolfei str. Goettingen G311 DNA.
TATCTTAATATCGAATTTTGTTTGCTTCGCATTGCTGGGTTCATCAATTTCAAGGCTGTTCGTAAGATGATTTTCGTTATGGCAGCTGAAAGCTGTATTCAGTAATTTGCATAAAAGCTGCAATATATACCTTTCGCCAGAAATTCCGCAAAAACAGAAAGGAAAAACAGGCATTGGAACCGCTCCCATACCCGCTCTCGTGCCTGGGCTGCTTACCGGTTAAATCAATAAGAGGCGGTCGTTGTCCAGTTCAGCTCCGCTCTTCAGGCCAAAGAGCTGCACCAGTTTCTCTACCGTGATTTCTTCTCTTTCTGCTTCTTGCAGGTCTAGGATGATTCTGCCTTCGTGCATCATTATGGTACGGTTGCCGTATTCCAGAGCAGCTTTCATATTATGGGTTACCATAATGGTGGTAAGGTGATAGCGGGATACGATTTCCCGCGTGAGCTGCAAAACCCTCTGGGCTATAGCCGGATCCAGGGCAGCGGTATGTTCATCCAGTAAAAGCAGCTTGGGTTTCACTATGGTTGCCATCAAAAGGGTCAGAGCCTGGCGTTGCCCCCCTGAAAGCAAGCCTACCTTTTGCTTCATCCGGTCTTCCAGGCCCAGTTCCAAACGAGCCAGGTGCTCCCGGAACAGCTTGGCCTCTGATTTGCGTATGCCGGGTTTAAGTCCCCGTGGTTTGCCACGCGCGTAGGCAATAGCCAGGTTTTCCTCAATGGTCATATCAAAGGCGGTGCCCAGCATAGGGTCCTGAAACACCCGGCCTATATAGCAGGAGCGCTGGTATTCCGGGTGATAGGAAATGTC
It encodes the following:
- a CDS encoding ABC transporter ATP-binding protein, with protein sequence MLIIENLSKTFNPGSINEKLALDNITLSLQPGEFLSIIGGNGAGKSTLLNCISGVYPMDQGRIILDSMDISYHPEYQRSCYIGRVFQDPMLGTAFDMTIEENLAIAYARGKPRGLKPGIRKSEAKLFREHLARLELGLEDRMKQKVGLLSGGQRQALTLLMATIVKPKLLLLDEHTAALDPAIAQRVLQLTREIVSRYHLTTIMVTHNMKAALEYGNRTIMMHEGRIILDLQEAEREEITVEKLVQLFGLKSGAELDNDRLLLI